The Trueperaceae bacterium DNA segment GACCGTCTCGGGGGCAGACGCCTCGGGCGGCAAGGCGTAGCGCTTGGGCCGCGGTTCGAGTTCGAGCACCTCCAGGACTACAGCGGTCACGTTGTCGGGGCTGCCTCGCTCGTCGGCCTCGGCGAGGATCTTGGCCGTGACCTCGTCCGGCGTTCCGGTGCGGGCTACGGCGTGTAGTTGGTCGTCCGGGAGCAACATGCTGACACCGTCGCTGCACAGGAGGATGCGGTCGCCGCTCTCGACCCCGAAGTGCAGGACGTCGAGACGTATCTCCGGCCCTGCTCCCAGTGCGTTGGTGACGATGTTGCGGTAGCGGTGGCGGCGCGCCTCCCCTTCGGTGAGGAGCCCCTGACGGACCCGGTCCGCGACCCATGAGTGGTCGATGGTGAGCGGTCTTATCTCATCTCCGCGGATCAGGTAGGCGCGGGAGTCGCCCACGTGGGCGACGAGTCCCACCTGATCGTCGAGCAGCACGGCCGTGAGAGTGGTGCCCATCCCGAAGTTCTCGGTGTGCTCGGCGGCGTAATCGAGGATGCCGAGGTTCGCCGTTCTCACCGCCCGGGCGAGCGCGGCCGGCGCCTGTGCGCGACTCTTCTCGAACTCCTCGACGATGATCTCGATCGCCTTGCGGCTGGCGACCTCGCCGGCCTGGTGCCCGCCCATGCCGTCGGCGACCAGGGCCAGGTAACCACGGCCTTCGATCTCGCCGACGAAGAAGCTGTCCTGGTTGACCGCCCGCACTCGACCGGCTTCGCTAGCTCCAGCAAAGCGCACCCGCGTTTGGGAGCCGGCCTCTGCTGGACCCAGCACACCCATAATGGCCCGATTATATGTCGTCCGGCACTTTTCCGCTTCGATGAAAACTTACAGCACCCGGGCCGTGGACCACCCTCCCGCAGGCCGCGGGGGGCTGCCGGAGGACTCCCGACCCTCTGGTATGCTCCGCGGCGTGGGCGAAGAGGCCGGACACGCAGGCATGACCGCGCAGGAGATCGCTCAGGCGGTGCGTTCGGGCAGGTTGAGCGCTGGCGAAGTGGTCGAAGCGGCGTTGGCCAGGGCTCGAGCCGCGGAGGACCTCAACTTCCTGATAACCCTGGACGAGGCGGGAGCTCGGGCCGCCGCCGGGCGGCTCGACGCCCTGCTTCGGTCGGGAGGAGATCCCGGGCCGCTGGCGGGCGTACCCGTCGTCGTCAAGGACAACATCCTCACAGAGGGGCTCCTCACTACCGCGGCCTCGCGGTCCCTGGCGAGCTTCGTCCCTCCGCTGGACGCGACGGTGGTCGCGCGGCTCCGGCGGGCGGGAGCGGTGATCATCGGCAAGAGCAACATGGACGAGTTCGGGATGGGCTCATCGAACGAGAACTCCGCCTTCGGTGCGGCGCGCAACCCGTGGGACCGCTCCAGGGTTCCGGGAGGCTCCTCGGGCGGCTCGGCAGTGGCCGTAGCGGCGGGAGTCGTGCCGCTGGCACTCGGGACCGATACCGGGGGATCGGTGAGGCAGCCTGCCGCATTCTGCGGCGTGGTCGGCTTCAAACCCACCTACGGAGTGCTGTCGCGCTTCGGTGTGATCGCCTTCGCCTCCTCCCTCGATCAGGTCGGGGTTCTGGGCAGGAGCGGGAGCGACGTCGAGCTCGCGATGATGGCGCTGGCGGGACCCGATCCGCGCGACGCGACCTCGCTCCCCGACAACGCATTCGGGACTCGCCAGGCGAACGGGCTGGAGGGAGTGCGCATCGGCGTGGTCACTGAACTCTCGGGGGAGGGGAACGATCCGGAAGTGCTGGAGGCTCTCGGCGGAACCGTTGCAGCACTCGAGGGGCTCGGGGCAGAGGTCGAGGAGGCGGAGTTGCCCGCGTCGCGCTACGGCATACCCACCTACTACCTGGTTGCGACCGCCGAGGCTTCGTCCAACCTCTCCCGTTACGACGGCATCACCTACAGCCGGCGGATCGGCGAGAACGCCCGGGGCCAGGCGGCCGTGACGATGATGAGTCGCGGCCTCACCCTGGGCAGCGAAGTGCGCAGGCGCATCCTGATGGGCACCTACGCCCTCTCTGCCGGTTACTACGACGCCTACTACGGCAAGGCCCTGCGGGTCAGGAGGCTCATCTCGGACGATTTCGAGCGCGCCTTCGAGTCGTTCGACCTGCTGCTCACTCCCACCACCCCGGGGCCGGCCTTCCCGATCGGCGAACGGAGCGAAGACCCGTTATCGATGTACCTCACCGATATCGACACCTGCCTACCCAGCCTCGCAGGCCTGCCGGCGATCAGCGTGCCTGCCGGGTTCACCGACCAGGGATTGCCGTGCGGTGTACAGCTGATCGCCCCTCCTCTAGGCGATTCGCGGTTGCTGAGGGTGGCCAAGGCGCTCGAGGAGAAGGCGGGAGCCGGGTTCGCACCGCTGGCAGGCTGAGAGCCAGGGGCTGCCTCGGCGGCTCGCGACCGCTCGCCTGGATCGAGCTGCTGTGGTATTGTTCTAAGGCTCGACTGCCGGCACCCCGGCGGTCTTCGAGACCACCGACGCAGCGCCCCCGATGACACCGCTTCGAACGAGCGGCGCAGCGCGATTGAACCGACCCGCAATCGGAGGGAGAGGACCTTGAAACGCACTTACCAGCCAAACCGCCGCAAGCGCGCGAAAACGCACGGCTTCCGCGCCCGCATGAAGAGCCCGGGCGGCCGCAACGTGATCAAGCGGCGCCGCGCCAAGGGTCGCAAGCGGCTCAGCGTCTCCGACCCGGCCTGAGCCAGGGCCCGGGTTCCACCGGCACCCGGCTGAGCCGTTGCGGACCGATGGCCGTCATAGCTTCGCTGAAAGGCGACCGGGCGTTCCAACGGCTGCGCCGCGGGCGTCCCGGAGGCGCGCGGCTGCTGAGCGTCCGCTGGCGGCCGAACCGCAGCGGCACGGTTGGAGTGGGCATAGTGGTGAGCAAGAAGGTCGGCAAGGCGGTTGTTCGCAATCGGGTGAGGCGAAGGCTCAGGGAAGCCCTCCGAGCGCTCCTCGCTCGCGGCGTCAGCCCCGCGGCCCAGCACCGCGGTCAGCCCTCCTTCGACCTCGTGATCATCGCCAGACCCGAAGCAGCCGAAGCCAGCTACCAGCAGTTGGCTGCCGCCTTGCAGCGCGCCCTCGAGAGGGGCAAGGTAGTGTGATGGCCGCCCGCTCGACGGTGCCTCGGCGTCTCGTGGCCGCGCCGATACTCTTCTACCGGCGCTTCATCTCGCCGCTGAAGGCTTCCCCCAGCTGTCGCTTCCATCCGACATGCAGCGCCTACGCCCTGGAAGCGATCACGGTTCATGGAGTCCTCAGGGGGAGCTGGCTGGCCCTACGCAGGATCCTCAAGTGCCACCCGTTCCATCCAGGCGGACTCGATCCGGTCCCGCCGCCGGCATCTCAGGAGAGAACCACCGAGAGTTCCTCATCGGAGGCAAGTTGAAGACCCCCAGGTACCTGTTCTTCGCGCTGATCGCGCTGCTGCTCATCCAGTTCGGCTGGGCTCGAGTCGAGTTCGGCCTAGGCGACTTCCCGGCGAGCCAGTTCCGGAACGCTGCCGAGATCGAGGAGGCGTGCGGCGCACCGGCGTCCTCCTCGTTCTGGTGCGGCGATCTCGACCAGACTCTGACGCGGATACCCACCAAGGGCGCTGACTACTTCTTCAACGATGCCGGTGAACTGGTGGCCGTCTTCGCCAAGCAGCAGAAGGGGCAGGAGCTGGGCAGCTACAGCCTGGACAACGGCCAGAACCTGGTGCCCATGTCGGCCTCCTTCCCTGGGCTCGCCCTCCTCCTGGGCGGTGAATATCTCGAACCGGAGGGAGCACAGGCCAACTGGCAGCAGGTGAGCGACACCGAGATCGAAGGAACCTTCACCTTCGAACTCGACGGCGTGCAGGTCGAGAAGGTCGTCCAGATCAGCAATATCACTCACACCCTCGAGGTCGGTGTGACCGCCCGGCGAACCGGATCGGCCCAAGAGGCACAGCCGATCCAACTCGCTTTCCCCGGGATCGCCCGGGACGACGATCCGATCATCAAGATCGGCCAGGGAGAGGCCTTCAGCCTCAACCCGGTGTCTCAGCCTGTGGCGGACGCCAGTTACATCTCGCTGCAGTCGAGCAATTCCCGAGGCAACGCCGTCGTCATGCGGCCGGCCGGGAGTGCCGCGGAGAACGCTCTGAGCCTCGAAGAAGCTACCGAGGGCGCGCAGCTCGATGGCGCGGCAACGGAACTGACGGCGCTGGCTCTGCCTGGTAACGCGATCGCGATGCAACGGCCGTTGGCCGCCGAGGCCGGTAGCGTGACGATGCTCGCGGTCGACACCTACACCGGACCGAACGAACTGGTGCGCTACACCCAGGAGGGTTACGCCGACCTACCGGGGCTCTTCGACGCCAACATCCTCGGGCGGATGTCCCTCGGCATCATCTGGGTTCTACGCTATATCCACGATTACGTCGGCTCCTGGGGCCTCTCGATAATCGTCCTGACCCTGCTCTTCCGCGCTCTCATCTGGCCGCTCATCAGCACTCAGACCAAGTCGATGTTCGGCATGCAGCAGCTTCAGCCCAAGATCCAGGCGCTGCAGAAGAAGTACAAGGACGACCGGGAGAAGCTCACGCAGGAGACGATGAAACTCTACCGTGAGGCGGGCGTCAACCCGGCCGGCGGTTGCCTGCCCATCCTCTTGCAGATGCCACTCTTCATCATCCTCTGGCGGGTCTTCATCAACTTCGAGTTCAACGAGGGCTTCCTCTGGTTGCCCGACCTGGGGCAGGCCGACCCGTACTACATCCTGCCGGCGCTCTACGTGGGCGTGATGCTCGCGATGTCGTACTTCTCGACACGCGGCAACAAGCAGCAGTTCCGCCAGCAGATTTTCATCAACGTCGTCTTCGTCTTCATCATGTTTCGCTTTCCCGCCGGGGTACTCTTATACTTCGTGGTATCGATGCTGGTGCAGGTCGTCCAGTACTGGCTGCTCAGCCGCAACAGGCCGCAGCCGGCCACTGTGAAGCCGAGCAAGAGCTGAACACGTATCGGCGGGAACGCCGCATCGCTAGCGTCGGGTGGGCCAGGTAGAGGGTGAGGATGGCTGACAACGATCTGGACAAGTACCTCGAAGACATAGGCATAAGTGTCGACGAGGACGAGAACGAGACGCAGATCCCCGAGTCCGCTGCACCGGAGGAGTCGTACGCTCCACCGGTGAGCGGTCTGCCCGAGGGTGACCCGAGCGAACGGACCGAGACTTTCCTCGTCAACCTGCTCCTCAACTTCGACCCGTCGTATGCCGTCGAGATCACCTCCCAGAGCGACGAGGAGGTCAACGTCGAGATCTACGGCGGAGACCCCGGTAAGATCATCGGCCGCAACGGTCGCACCCTGGCCGCACTCGAGTACCTCACCAACGCCGTGATCAACCGGCAGGAGGGTGAGAACGTGAGGGTGAGCATCGACGTGGGCGGCTACAAACGGCGTCGAGACGAGCGACTGCGCGAGACAGCCTTCAGAGCCGCCGACAAGGTCCGCAAGACCGGCGAGGCGGTCGAACTCGAGCCGATGAGCGCGGCCGAGCGGCGGGTCATCCACGTCGCTCTGGCCGACGAGCCGGACATCCAGACCGAATCGAGCGGTGAAGGACGTGCTCGCCGGGTGGTAGTGCTGCCGGCGTAGTCCGGTGGGGTGCCCCGTTCCGCTCGGTTCCAGTATCGCTCGGCGGGGTCGGTCGGGGTGCCCCGTTCCGCTCCCAACTGCTCTCGGTTGGGCATCAGCATGGGTTACAGTCCCTCCCTGCGCTGCCATGCGACGTTGTGGCGGAGGGAGGCATAGATGATCACCAGAGAGGATCTGGTTTCACTCAGCGGGCCCAAAGAAGGGCTCGCGGTGTCGTTCTACTTACCCACCCAACGGGCCGGCAAGCCCACACGAGAGAACCACATCCGCATGAAGAACCGGATCAAGGAGGTCCGCGACCAGCTCGACGAGCGCGGTTGGGACGACCGGGACATCGACGGCCTGCTGGCGCCAGCGTTGGATCTCCTCGATGATTACGAGTTCTGGCAGCATCAGCTGGATGGCCTGGCCATGTTCATGGCCGAAGGGGGCGAGGAACACAGGCTCAAGGTCGAACGGGAACTCCCCGACCTGAGCGTCATCGGTCACCGGTACCACCTGAAGCCGTTGATCCCCCTCCTCAACCAGCAGGAGAGCTTCTACGTGCTCGCCGCCAGTCTGGGGAAGACCCGGTTGTTCGAGGTGAACCGCGAAGAGGCCCGCGAGGTGGACCTTCCCGAGGACACTCCGCGCAGCCTGGCCCAGTCGCTGCGCTTCACGGACGACGATCCCGATCCTACGGTGCGCCACCAGCTCAGGAGCCGCGGCACCAGCCGCGAGGACGAAGCCTCCTACCACGGCTCGGGGCCCGAACAGCCCGACCGCAAGGAGGAGATCCTCGAGTTCTTCCGGATGCTGGACAACGGGGTGAAGGAGGTCGTCGCCGGCACCGAGAAGCCTCTCCTCTTCATGGGCGTCGACTACCTCCGGCCGATCTACCAGGAGGCCAACCACTACCCTCACCTGTTGCAGGAGGAGTGGGTGAAGGGCAATCCCGACCAGTGGAGCCCCGACGAGGTGAAGGAGCACGCCTGGCAGGCGGTGGCGGAGCGCTTCGAGCGGCCCCGGAAGGAAGCCGAAGCGAAGTTCCACGAGCTAGCAGGCACAGGCAGCACAGGCGACGAACTCGAGGAGATCATCACCGCAGGTATCGACGGGCGAGTCGATACACTCTTCGTCGCCTTGGACCGCGCGCGCTGGGGAACCTTCGATGCCGAGGCCCGCAAACTGATGGAGAGCGATCCGAACTCCGACGACGTCGAGGAACTGCTCGACCGGGCGGCGGTCGAAGCGCTTCGTACCGGAGCGGCCGTGTTCCCACTGCCATACGAGGAGATGCCGAGCGAGAGTGAGGTGGCGGCGATCTACCGCTACTGAGGGGTCGGTGGGGCGCCCCGTCCAGTGCGTTGTGTCGCGCTGCGCGCCGGATTTCCAGGTCGGTCGGGGCGCCCCGTTCCGCTCGCTGCATCGCGCTTCGCGCCAGACTCGCTCCACGGGGCACCGCGGCCTCCGCTCGGACGCGAACCTCGACGCGGGTTCAAGCTCATCAGATCGGCGCGATTCGCCGTCCATGTTCAGCTGCGGAGCCGCCTGACGGGGTACGCAGTTCCACCCTAGGCAGGGTTGGAGGCCCGCTCCCCGATCACGGTGGTCCAGCGCCTCACCTGCCAGCTCCTGACCAGACCGTTGACGACATACGGGTCGGACTTGGCGAAGCGCTCGGCAGGCTCAGGGGAATCGGCCTCGAATAGCAGTACCGCCTGGTCTGCCGGATCGGCCAGAGCGCCGGCGAGGACGATCTCGCCCCGCTCGCTGGCCCGCTTAGCCAGCTCCAGATGCTCCGGCCGGAACGCCGACCTGCGCTCCAGGTAGTCGTCGGCCAACTCGTAGATCAACAGGTAGTGCACGCGTCGCCTCCATCCGTGGTCGGTCCTGTTACGAAGTTCCCGCTGGTGACACGGTCGTGAGCGCAGGACCGAGCGATGTCCTACATGATCCTCCCAGCTTAGCCAACAGGCGCAGGAGGTGAGGGGTGTGTCTCGGCCTCCAGCCTGGAACCGTCCCGGTCCACCGCCCTCCGGGTGGCGGCTGCGGGCGCAGTGGACTAGAATCGGCAGGCAGATGTCGGGAATCGAACCGGGGTTCCGCCCGACGGGTCCGTTGAGTGCGGGGAAGCGGCGGGCATCCGCAGAAGGCCGAACGGGGGCTCACGATGCAGCATTGCGAGACGTGCGGCAACAGTTACGACCATCCGCTCGAGATAAGGATCGATGGGGAGACCCACTACTTCGACTGCTTCGAGTGCGCGATCCACGCGCTCGCACCCGTCTGCCGTCATTGCGGGGTACGGGTGATCGGCCATGGGGTACAGGTAGGGGCCGCAGTGTACTGCTGCGCCAACTGTGCCGACATGGAAGAGGCAGCGCCCGGGGTGCGCGATAGGGTCTGAAGACCGGAACGAGATCACCCGGCTGCTCCAGCGCGTGCGGGAGGCGTGTGCCTGGGTCGCGGGCGAGGCCCGGCAGGTGAGCATCACCCAGGACCCCACCCGATACGCTGAGCGACTTCTCGGCGAAGCGGGGCCGGCGCCCCAGGAGGCATGGGACGAGCGAACCCATTTCCGCGGAGCCGACGACGAAACCATCGCCTACGTGATCACGCTGGATGCCATCAACTTCGGATCCGGATACTTCCCTCACCTCGAGAAGCGCCCGGGCCACTCGGGTTACTTCACCATCGCACTCTCACTGAAGGAACGCTTCGAAGAGAAGGGGCCGTTGGGCGCGCGCGAGCTGATGACAATCGACCGGGACGCGGCCGCCGAACTCTTCGGTCAGCCGCCTGGCGAGCCCGTCCGCGACGAGCTGATGGGGCAGTTCGCGGCCGCTCTCGCCCAACTCGGGTCGTTCGTGGAGCGCAACTTCTCGGGTTCTTTCACCAGGCTGGTCGAGGTGGCTGATGCTTCGGCCGAGGGCCTCGCGGCAATCCTCGCCGGCATGTCCTTCTTCCGGGACGTCTCCCACTACCGAGGCCGTTCGGTGCCGTTCTTGAAACGGGCTCAGATCACGGCTTCGGACCTGGCCCTGGCACTGGATGGCAGGCCTCCGGCAAACTTCACCGACCTCGACCGACTCACCATCTTCGCTGACAATCTCGTCCCCCACGTGCTGCGCCTCGACGGCATCCTCGAGTACGCGCCCGAGCTCGTCGAGCGCCTCGAACGGGGGGAGCCGCTCGAAGCCGGGTCCGAGGAGGAGGTGGAGATCCGCGCCTGCGCGGTTCACGCCGTCGAACAGATGGTGGCCGGCCTGCAGCGCTCGGGGAGGCAGGTGAGCGCCCGTGAACTCGACCTGATCATCTGGAACCGCGGCCAGGCGAGCCGATATCGCGGAGGCAGCAAGCACCGGACCCGAACCGTCTACTACTGAGCCAGGTCAGTTCTTGGCCAACGGTTGCGTCGCGAGCTGGGCGGCGAAGCTGGGCAGCACGACGGTGAAGCAAGTGCCCTCGGCGCCGGTCTCTACCCGCAGGTCGCCCCCGTGCTGCTCCACGATCCGGCTCACGACGGTGAGGCCGACACCGGCTCCTCTGCTGCCGCTGAAGTAGCGCTCGAAGATCCGTTCCAGGCGCTCCGGAGCGATACCGGGGCCTTCGTCCCTGACCCTCAGCTCGACCTGATCGGCTCGCTCCTCCAGCTCGATGCTCACCCCTTCGGGTCCGCCTGTGGCCTGGATGGCGTTGCGCACGAGGTTGCGTACCGCTTGCATGAGCATGTGGCTGTCGCCCACGACGCGCACGCCCTTCTGGGTCTCGATGCGGATCCCAGGGTAGGCCAGGTGGGTCCGTTCGAGCAGCTCGTCGAGCCGCACGACCTCGTTGTGCATCTGCCGCTCGAGTTCACCTCGCGCCAGGGTCAGGAGGTCCTGCGAGGTGAGGAGCAGCTCCTGGGCCGCGTCGTTTGCCGCGCGCAGGTGGGACTTCTCGTGCCCGTTGCTGCCAGCGTTCGATCCGACGTGCCGTTCGTAGGCGTCGAGGTGGCCCTTCACCAGGGTGAGCGGTGCGGCGAGTTCGTGCGCCACTTCGGCCATGAACGCACGCTCCTCCTCGCGGCGCTGACGGATGTTCCCCAGAGCGGCGTTGAGGGCCGACGCTACCTCCGCAACCTCGTCCTTGGGACCCCGGTACTCGACCTGCCCCGGGTCGCTGGGATCTATACCCCGGGCCTGCCTCGCCAGAGAGGCGAGTGGCGCGAGGGCTCCCTGGGCTACCAGGCCGCCGATGAGGGCTGCGATCAGTGAGATCAGGGCGCCCAGCCAGGTCAGCTGGCGGGCCAGATCGGTACGGGCGTTGACCTCGTCGGTAACGTCGAGTCCGATACGGAGCGTCGAACCGCCGTTCAGCGTCCGTCGAGCGGACAGGTAGGTGCGGCCGGCGAACTGCACCAGCGTTATCTCTTCCTCGGCCGGCAACGTCTCGCCGGCGTTCCGGGGCAGGACCACGCGCCCGTCGGGAGTCACCAGCTGCATGACGGTGCCCAGTCGTTCAGGCGCGTCGAGCGGAACGCCCACGACGGGGTTCGAGAGCACCCCCTCCATCCGGTTCAGCTCGCGCAACAGAAGGCCCTCCAGCTGCGACCACTGGTTACGTTGGTAGACGACGAAGGTCAGGGTTCCGTAGAGAAGGGCGGTGATCAGCGCGAGGATCCCGAACGCCAGGATCATGCGGAGACGAAGCGTCATCGCCGCATCGACCCTGCACCAGCCCGCGCTGCGAATATCGGTTCGCGTCCCTTCCCGGCGCTCGAATCAGGGCACGACATAGCCTGCACCCCGGACCGTCTGCACCAGCGAAGGTTCACCGGCATCCCGCAACTTGGTTCGCAATTTCGAAACGAACACCTCGATCGTGTTCGAACCCGGCGTTTCGCCCCGGTAGAGGCGGCGCTCGAGTTCGTCTCGCGAGAAGATACGGCCGCGATGCTCGAGCAGCAGAGTGAGGAGCTCGAACTCCCTGGCCGTGAGCGAGACCGGTACTCCGCATACGGTGCACGCCGCACCGGCTGGGTCCACGACTACCGAGCCCGCCTCGAGCAGCTGAGGCGTCTCCCGCTCCCTCATCCGCACGTGCACGCGCGCCAGCAACTCCTGGATACTGAACGGCTTCGCGAGGTAGTCGCTTGCCCCGGCATAGAGTCCCTTCACCCGGCTGTCGACGTCGGCCCGAGCGGTGAGCATCAGGATGCTCGCCTTCGACCTGCCGCCCACACGCCTCGAGACTTCGATACCGTCGAAATCGGGCAGGTTCAGGTCGAGGAGGATCAGGTCGAACTCCTGCTCCTCGACCTTGAGTAGCGCGTCGGAACCGGTCCCGACCACTTCCGCCTTGTAGCCCTCGTGGCTCAGTTCCTGCTCGAGCAACAGCGCCAGTTTCGGGTCGTCTTCGACGATGAGTATGCTGCCGCCCTTCAAGTACGTACCTCCATGCTCAAGCGGATTCTATGTCGCGGCCCGCAGGGCGTTCCAGCGGTTTTCCACAGCCGAGCCGGCCGCCTTAACCCGGCTTCAGCTCCGGTAAGGGGCCGTTCAGGCCGAAGGGTTAGCATTCTCGCGAGGTGAGCATGAGTCGGATCATGATGATGACATCGACCACGGCTGCGCTGCTGGTCTCGGCCTGCGCCCTGGCGTGGGGCTGGCAGGCAGGTACCCGGCTCACCCTCGTGACGAGTGACGGGGCGAGGATCATAGGGGTGGGGGGCGTGCACGAGGGTGAGGTCGAGATCACCATCGAGCGTAACTTCAAGGGTTACGCCGTGCTGATGATCGAGAGCCCGGATGGCGCGCTGGAAACATTCGACGTGGTAGTGGAGCCCGACGGGAACATCGTCGTAGGGGCAGGCGGGAACTACTCGAACCTGAGCGACTCCACCGAACGGGCCGGGCTGGGTTATCGACTCAGTCTCGACGACGGGGCCCAGGCGCAGTCGCCTGCCTCCTCGGTCGAGCCGAGCTCCCTGATCGCCAGCCAGAGCGCACTGGACGCGCTCGGCCTGAAGTACGAAGAGCCGCCCGGACTCGAAGTCGCGGAAAGGGCGCGTTCGCTCGGCAAGGGGGGAGCCGACGAGCAGTAGGCAGTAGATGGGCCGGGAGTCGCGGCGCAAGCAGCGACCAGCGGGCAGCGGGGTGCGGAGAGCGAGCGGAGGACGAAGGTCCTCCGCCCTGCTACTTTGGTGCGCATGCCCCAACCGCATTCGGTCCACGAGGCCTACACCGAGGCCGTCCGACGGCTGTCGCTAGCGGGGGTGGCCAGCCCGGAAGCGGAAGCGTGGCAACTGGTCGAGGCGGCAACCGGCCTCGAGCGGAGCCGGCTCATCACCGACAGCGGAGCGTTGGGACGCGACGAGCAGCGCCGCCTGGGAGAGTGGTTGGCCAGGCGTGAATTGCGCGAACCGCTCCAACTGATCCTCGGCAGGGCCCCCTTCTACGGCCTCGAGATCCCGATCGCGCCCGGAGTGCTCGTGCCTAGGCCCGAAACGGAGCGACTCGTAGAGATGACCCTGGAGCGGGTGCGCGGCTTCGCCGCACCCCGCATCCTGGACGTGGGCACCGGATCCGGTGCGGTGGCTCTGGCCATCAAGAGCGAGCGTCCCGACGCCATCGTGGAGGCGAGCGAGATCGACGAGTCGGTACTCCGCCGCGCCCGTGAGAATGCGGCGGCATTGGACCTGGAGGTCGTTTTCCGCCGGAGCGACCTTCTCGACTCGGCCGCGGTCAGGAGTTTCGCCGCCTCCTCTCACGTTGTCGTCTCCAACCCGCCCTATCTGCCTGCAGGCGACCGGGAGATGGCTTCGCCCGAGGTTCGCTGGGACCCGCCGGAGGCGCTCTACGCGGGGGAGGACGGCCTGGTGGTC contains these protein-coding regions:
- a CDS encoding response regulator transcription factor, producing the protein MKGGSILIVEDDPKLALLLEQELSHEGYKAEVVGTGSDALLKVEEQEFDLILLDLNLPDFDGIEVSRRVGGRSKASILMLTARADVDSRVKGLYAGASDYLAKPFSIQELLARVHVRMRERETPQLLEAGSVVVDPAGAACTVCGVPVSLTAREFELLTLLLEHRGRIFSRDELERRLYRGETPGSNTIEVFVSKLRTKLRDAGEPSLVQTVRGAGYVVP
- the prmC gene encoding peptide chain release factor N(5)-glutamine methyltransferase, with amino-acid sequence MPQPHSVHEAYTEAVRRLSLAGVASPEAEAWQLVEAATGLERSRLITDSGALGRDEQRRLGEWLARRELREPLQLILGRAPFYGLEIPIAPGVLVPRPETERLVEMTLERVRGFAAPRILDVGTGSGAVALAIKSERPDAIVEASEIDESVLRRARENAAALDLEVVFRRSDLLDSAAVRSFAASSHVVVSNPPYLPAGDREMASPEVRWDPPEALYAGEDGLVVFRRLMAQAHELMSSGSLLIVELDPRNVELAKEEASAWAAADIHADLAGRARFLELRR